The DNA region CCTTCGACGCCCTGACATCCAGGCGGCCATATAAATCCCCCTGGACACCCGTGAACGCCGCTGCGGAACTCCATAATCTGAAAGGCCGGAATTTTGATCCCCAGCTGGTTGACACCTTTCTGGAGCACCTTCCGGAAATGGTAGAGGCTGTGGAGGATATTCACGAATAAGAAGGTTTGAGACCCCCCCGCCTGCCAGCCAACTGCACGCAATCCGTCCTTCTATTTTAATCAGATTTATGGCATAGATTGTTAATCGTTTGAAAAACCGGCAAGCAATGCGGCTCAATGCTTTCTTGGGGGAACATCGCCATGTCCACAGGAAAAGGCAGGACGGTCCGGCTCCTGGTCCTCGCTTCAGCCGCCGCCGCCATCGGCCTTTTTTTCGCATCGGGCCTTCACCGCCATTTCACTCTTGAGCAGGCCGGGCTTTACCGGGAAAAATTCTCCCATGCATACTCATCGGACACCTTTTTCGTAATCGCCTTATATTTCTGCGTTTATGTCGCAGCAACGGCCCTGTCCCTTCCCGGGGCGGCCATTTTGTCGCTTTTGGGCGGGGCGATTTTCGGCCTTTGGGCAGGAGTCGTCATAGTGTCCTTCGCCAGCAGCCTGGGGGCCCTGGCCGCCTGCGCCCTCTGCCGCTTCGTTTTTCGGGACTGGGTGGAAAAAAAATTCGGCGAGCGTCTTGTCGCGATAAACCGGGGCATTGAAAACGAGGGGGCCTTCTACCTTTTCGGCTTGAGGCTGGTTCCGGTCTTCCCGTTCTGGCTGGTGAACCTTGCCATGGGGCTCACCTCCATGCGCCTTCGTACCTTCTACTGGGTTTCCCAGCTGGGAATGTTTCCGGCCACGGTGGTCTTCATAAACGCAGGGAAAGAGCTTGGCCGGATAAGGAACACCTCTGACATACTTTCGCCAAGCCTCTTCCTGTCCTTCGCCCTTCTGGGGCTTTTGCCCCTGGCCGCGAAAAAGGGCCTTGGCTGGTTGAAAGCCAGACGAATGAAATCGGGCCCGCCGGATAACCCAGTGTGAGCCCTGCCGACTTTTTGAGGAAAAGAACGGAGCAAGACCATGCCTTACGACTACGACATAGGAATAATTGGCGCAGGGGCCGCAGGGCTTTCGGCTGCTGCCGGGGCGGCCCGTTTCGGGGCCAGGACCCTTTTGCTGGAAAAGGAGAAGATGGGCGGGGACTGCCTTCATTTCGGCTGTGTTCCGTCCAAGACCCTCATAAAATGCGCTTCGGTTTATCACGCCATGAAGACAGCATCCCGCTACGGGCTGCCTTCCGTGGAAGCGCCGCCCGTGGATTTCGGGGCGGTTTCCAGAAGAATCGAAGAGGTTGTGGAGAAAATCCAGGAGCACGACAGCGCGGAGAGGTTCCAGAGCCTTGGGGTGGACGTGGTTTTCGGCTCGGCCCGGTTTTCCGACGAGCACAGGGTGGAAGTGTCGGGAAAACGCCTGTCCGCCAAAAACTGGCTCATCGCCACCGGCTCATCGCCCCTGGTTCCGCCCATACCTGGGCTTTCCGAAGTCCCCTTTCTCACCAACCGCGACCTTTTTTCCCTGTCGAAACTTCCCGCCTCCCTTGCAATACTGGGGGCCGGACCCATAGGGATCGAGATGGCCCAGGCCTTTGCCCGGCTTGGATCAAAGGTCTCGGTGATCGAGATGGGAGGCCAGATTCTGCCAGCGGAAGACCCGGACATGGCCCTTATCATTATGGACCGTCTGAAGGCCGAGGGCGTGGACTTCATCATGGGGGCAAAGGCCGTTTCAGTGGAGCGCGCCGATGGCGGCGTGGCCGTCAACCTGGAAAACGCGGACAAGACCCCTGGCCGGGTTATGGCGGAATCGCTCCTGGTGGCGGTGGGAAGAAGCCCCAACACCGAAGGGCTTGGGCTTTCGCGGCTCGCCATTTCATCCACGCGCGGCGGCATAACCGTGGACGGGCACCTTCGCACGGACCGGGCGAATATCTATGCGGCGGGCGACTGCAAGGCGGGCTTGAAGTTCACCCACGTGGCAGGCTATGACGCATCGATCTTTTTGACCAATTCAGTCTTGCACCTGCCCCGCAAAAGCGATTATACCAGGATACCCTGGTGCACATACACGGATCCCGAACTCGCCTCGGTTGGGCTTAACGAGAAGAGGGCCAGGTCAGCCAACGAGAAGTTCAGCGTGATCGTAGAAGAATTTTCCTCCAACGACCGGTTTCTGGCCGAAGGCGCGGCCAGCGGGCGCATCAAGCTCATACTGGGAGAACAGTCCAGGGTGTTGGGAGTCCAGATAGCGGGCCCCCACGCCGGGGAGATTCTTTCCGGCTGGGTCGTGGCTCTGGCCGGAAACGTGGGCCTTGCGAAAATGGCCGGGGCCGTTTTCCCGTATCCCACCCTTTCGGAGATCGACAAGAAGGTTTCCGGCAAGGTTTTCGAGCCAAAAATTTTTTCAGACACCGTAAAAAAGACCTTGCGCCTGCTGTTCCGCTACAAGGGACAGGGGCCGGGATAAACTCCCCTTAATAATTGCGGAAGCACTGTTTGGAATGATGCGCCAAGGAGGACAGTCATGACACTGAAGGCCCGGCTCCTGCCGTTGCTCGTATTGCTTCTGCTGGCCTTTCCGGTGGCGTCCCCGGCTTTTTCCGAGCCTGACAACGGCGTTTACGCCGGGCTTTTGGACCGCCACAACAAAAAGGGCGTTTTGGACTACAAGGGGCTCAAAAGTGAAGAGGCCCTGCTCGACAGCTACCTCGCAGTTCTTGCCAGGGTGAAGCCGGACGAACTGCCCCGCGACTCCCAACTGGCCTTTTACATCAACCTTTACAACGCATCCACCATCAAGCTGGTTCTTTCGGAGTATCCCGGAATTAAAAGCATAAAGGACGTGGGCGGCTTTTTCGGCCCCTGGAAGAAGAAGTTCGTGAGGCTCGGCGGAAAAACCGTGACCCTTGGACACATAGAGCACCAGATACTGCGCCCGCGCTTCGCCGACCCCCGGGTTCATTTCGCCCTGGTGTGCGCATCCAGGGGTTGTCCGCCGCTTTTGGGCGCGCCTTACGAGGGAAGTCTCGTCAACCGCCAGTTGGACGAGGTGGTGACGGGCGCGGTCAACGATCCTGCCCGTACCTACGTGAAGGATGGCCGCATTTACGTTTCCAGGATTTTCAAATGGTTTTCGGGCGACTTCGGCAAAGACCCCATAGGATTCGTGGAGCGCTATGCCAGGGGGCATCTGAAGGAAGCCATCGCCGGGTCCAGAAAGGACCTTAAGATCGAGTATCTCGAATATGACTGGTCGTTGAACGGCCGCTGATCCCAAGGCCGTTTTCGTCCGATAGCTTTTTCACGCGCTTTTGCGGGAGGCTTCAATGTCCAAACTTCACGAATTGGCCAAGGTCGGCCAAAGCATATGGTTCGACTTCATAAGGCGCGACCTTTTAACCTGCGGCCAGCTTTGCTCCCTTGTGGAAAGCGGGGTCTGCGGGGTTACGTCCAACCCCGCCATTTTCGAAAAGGCGATACTTTCCTCCGATTCCTACGATGCGGACATCCTTCGACTGGCCCTTTCCGGCAGGTCCGTGGAGGAGATTTACGAGGCCCTGGCCGTGGCGGATATCTCGGCTGCCGCAGACGTCCTTTTGCCCGTATACGAAAAATCCGGGGGCGCGGACGGTTTTGTGAGCCTGGAGGTGAATCCGGCCCTGGCCAATGACGCGGCGGGAACCGTGGCCGAGGCCAAAAGGCTTTTTCTTGCCGTCAACCGGCCCAACCTCATGATAAAGGTCCCCGCCACAAGGGCGGGCCTGGCGGCCATCCGGGAACTCATCGCAAGCGGAGTGAACGTCAACGCCACCCTTTTGTTCGGATTGGAAAACTACCGGGAAACGGCCCAGGCTTACATGGAGGGGCTGAAACGGCTCGTGGCCCAGGGGCCGTCGGTTCCGGGCGGCCACGCCGCAAACCGGGTAGCCTCGGTGGCCTCGCTTTTCGTAAGCCGCCTGGACACGGCTCTTGACGGCATCCTGATTCAAAAGGGGGCCGGGGAGCTGGCGGGCAGTATGGCCGTGGACAACGCCAGGGCCGTCTACCGCGCTTTCGGTGAAATCTTCAAAGGCCCTGACTGGGATGGCCTGAAACAGGCCGGAGCCCGCGTTCAGAAGCTCCTGTGGGCCAGCACCGGGGTCAAGAACCCGAACTACCCGGACACCCTTTACGTGGATGCCTTAATCGGCCCGCATACCGTCAACACCCTTCCCCCGGCCACCCTGGAGGGCTTTCTGGATCACGGCTCGGTATGCGAATCCGTGACCGGGGGCCTCGATCTGGCCCTTTCACGCCTTTCGCGCCTGGCTTCGCTCGGAATCGATCTTTCCGAAGTGACGGAAAAGCTCCAGCAGGACGGGCTCGATCAGTTCATGAAGGCTTATGAATCCCTCCTGGCCGGAATAGGAAAGAAACGCGACGCCCTGGCGGGAAACGGCGAAGGCGTGCTTTTCCAGCTTGGCCGCTTAAAGCCCGCAGCCGACGCGGCCCTTGGCGATCTTCTTATAAAGGACGCAGTTGCGCGCATCTGGGCCAAGGACCACACCCTTTGGAAGGACGATCCCAAAGAGATTTCAAACCGCTTGGGCTGGCTCTTCTCGCCCGAAAAAATGAAACCCGCCCTGGGTGAGATAACGGCCTTCGTGGACGAGGTGAAAAAGGCCGGTTACACCAGGGCGCTTTTGTTGGGCATGGGCGGAAGCAGCATGGCCCCTGAGGTCTTCCGCAAAGTTTTCGGAGTCCGGGAGGGCTTTCTCGACCTCGACGTCCTGGACAGCACCGATCCTGCGGCGGTTCTTGCAAAGGCCGGGTGGGCGGAGCCGAAATCCACCCTTTTTATCGTTTCCACGAAAAGCGGCGGCACGGTGGAGACGCTTTCCTTTGCCAAGTACTTCTACAACAGGGCCCTTGAAGCTCTTGGGCCGGAGGAGGCCGGAAAACGGTTCGCGGCCATAACCGACCCAGGAAGCAGCCTTTCCGAAATGGCCGAAAGGCTTAAGTTCCGCAAGTGCTTCTTAAATGACCCGGACATAGGCGGGCGCTACAGCGGGCTATCTTTTTTCGGGCTGGTCCCCGCTGCCCTCGTGGGCGCCGACGTGGGAAGGCTCCTTGAAAGCGGCGCAAGGGCGGCTTCGGAAGCAAGGAAGACCGGGCGTGAAAACACGGCCCTGGTGCTGGGCGCGGCCATGGGCGGCCTGGCCCTGGCCGGAAGCGACAAGCTGACCCTGGCTCTGTCGCCAAGGCTCTCCGCCTTCGGGGCCTGGGCCGAACAACTGGTGGCCGAAAGCCTGGGAAAGGAGGGTAGGGGGGTGGTGCCGGTGGACGGCGAAGCCCTGGGAAGCCCCGAAACCTATTCGTCCGACCGCTTTTTCGTATCCCTGGGCCTTGCCGGTGAGGAAAACTGCGAAAAGGCCCTGGATGCCCTTTCCGCCGCTGGCTTTCCCGTTGCCCGCATAAGGCTTTCAGAGCCTGAGGAACTCGCCGGGGAGTTTTTCCGATGGGAAATGGCCACGGCCATCGCCGGGGCCGCGCTTTCGGTGAATCCCTTTGATCAGCCCAACGTGGAGGCTGCCAAGGTCCAGTCACGCGAGGTGATGGCGGCCTTTGCAAAAGACGGCGTACTTCCGGATGAAGCGCCCCTTTTCAGCCAGGACGGGATCGGAGTGGTTGCGGATTTTTCGGCTGCCACCCTCACCCACGCCCTTTCGCGCTTCTTCTCGGCTGCGGCCCCTGGCGAAGTTTCGGGAAAGGGCAGGGCCTATGCCTCCATCCACGCCTACGTGCCGCCCAGCGCCGAAACTGACGCGGCGATAGCAAGCCTCCAGGAGGCCATAAGGCGAAGGTACGGGGTTGCGGTCACCAGGGGCTACGGCCCAAGGTTTTTGCACTCCACCGGCCAGCTTCACAAGGGAGACGCGGGAAACGGCCTTTTCATCCAGATAGTGGGGAGCATTGACCGCGACACCCCGATTCCCGCAGAGGCTGGAAAGCCCGAAAGCGTCATGAGCTTCGGAGTACTTCGCGCGGCCCAGGCCCTGGGCGACGCCAAGGCGCTTAGAGCCAACGGCAGGAGGGTGGCCCGCTTTCTGGTGGGAACGGACGCAGCATCGGCCACGCGCCTGATTGCGGAAAACCTTGGTTGATGATTGCGGCTTTATGACACGGCGGAAGGCCCTTTTTTTGACCGGGCTTTCCGCCTTTTCTACAGGGGTTAAAAAAAATACCGGAAAAAAGTTTGACAGGTACATTTTTTTCTTGTATTAATGATTCTAGTGTGGTAGAAAATTTTTTATTCGGCGATGCATCGGTTAAGTTCGACCACGAAATTAGCTTCGCATGTTCGGATCCATAAGGAGTACCCCCCATCCGTATCCCACCCTTGGAGCTCCTTTGGTTTTCTCCACCAGTAATTTCGGCGAGGAAATTTGTCCCGCGCCGGGATGTTTCGGCTGCGCACGGCGTGCGGCCGGTTAAGTCGGGCCGTTTTTCTGGCCCTCGGTAACTCTCATCAGCAGAAGGAAAAGAAGTCATGGCGGATCGTGAAACAGGCACGGTAAAATGGTTCAACGAGAAAAAGGGTTTTGGTTTCATTCAGCGCGACCAGGGAGGCGACATCTTCGCTCATTACAGCGCCATCCAGTCTTCGGGTTTCAAGACCCTCGCCGAAGGCCAGAAGGTGGAGTTCAAGGTGGTAAACAACGCCAAGGGACCGGCGGCTGAAGGAATCGTGGTTGTGGATTGATCCGCATCGCGGCCTGATTTGAGATTCAACTGTTTGAAACACGACCGGCGGGGCTCTTCAGCCCTTCCGGTCGTGTTTTTTTTGCGCCCGTTCCGTCGTCCTTATAGAGGAATCGCCTTTGTTGAAGCTCTATACCAAGTTGCGATCGAAGCAAGCGGTAATAAATTGTGTTGGTATTATCACGCCCGTAGGGGCGACCGGCGGTCGCCCTTGGTAATGGCGTTGACGGATTCGCCTGGACCATCGCTTAAAAGAAAAAGGCGGGTGACCACCGGTTGTCCCTATGTGCTACATTATTCATATAATGTTACTGCTTGAATGCAACTTGCTATTACTCTAAGCCTTTATCCCCCTCATCACTATCCATCTCGGCGTTTCCAGTATCGGCCTCACATCAGAAAAGCCTGCGGATCGAAACATCACGGACAACTGGTCGCGGGTGAACGAGCGGATGCCCATGAGGCTTGCAATGGCTGACTGGACAGCCGGGATTATTCCTCCGCCCTCGCCCACTGCGGCCACGGTGAAGCGTCCGCCGGTCGCGAGCACCCGGCCCGCCTCGCTCACGGCCAGGGCCGGGTCTGGGAAAAGGTGGAGCGCGCCGCAGAGGTTCACGGCGTCGAAGGAGGCGTCGGCAAAGGGCAGGGCAAGGGCGCTGGCCCTCACGAACGAGACGTTGGAAAGCCCCTCCGTTTTCGCCCTTTTTGCGGCGTACGAGAGCATCGGGCGCGACAGGTCCAGGCCCACCACGCTTCCCCTGGGCACCTTGACGGCCAGGGGCCTCGTGTAAAGGCCGGAGCCGCAGGCTATGTCCAGAATTCTGGAATCGGGCAAAGGCGCAGCGGATTCCAGGACCGCCCTGAATTCGGAGTCGAAATCGATCCCGGCAAGACAGGAAAAGGCCGGGCCCTTGCGCCAGAGTCTGCTTTCATAAATGGACACCACCCAGGCCGCCTGCATGAAACGCTGGGCAACGCCGGGGCGTATCACAAGGCTTGGGGCAAGGTCGGGTACGCCGTTTTTTGCGTCGTAAAGGGCTTCGCATTTGCCGCACGACGCGGTCAGGTCACCGATTTCAATGCGCCCCTTTCCGCATGAAGGACACACAAGTTCCACGCCCATAAAAGCCCTCCCCAAGCGATTTTTGATTATTGCCGGAAGCGCAGTCCGTTTGAA from Deltaproteobacteria bacterium includes:
- a CDS encoding TVP38/TMEM64 family protein; this translates as MSTGKGRTVRLLVLASAAAAIGLFFASGLHRHFTLEQAGLYREKFSHAYSSDTFFVIALYFCVYVAATALSLPGAAILSLLGGAIFGLWAGVVIVSFASSLGALAACALCRFVFRDWVEKKFGERLVAINRGIENEGAFYLFGLRLVPVFPFWLVNLAMGLTSMRLRTFYWVSQLGMFPATVVFINAGKELGRIRNTSDILSPSLFLSFALLGLLPLAAKKGLGWLKARRMKSGPPDNPV
- a CDS encoding cold-shock protein; protein product: MADRETGTVKWFNEKKGFGFIQRDQGGDIFAHYSAIQSSGFKTLAEGQKVEFKVVNNAKGPAAEGIVVVD
- a CDS encoding bifunctional transaldolase/phosoglucose isomerase, which encodes MSKLHELAKVGQSIWFDFIRRDLLTCGQLCSLVESGVCGVTSNPAIFEKAILSSDSYDADILRLALSGRSVEEIYEALAVADISAAADVLLPVYEKSGGADGFVSLEVNPALANDAAGTVAEAKRLFLAVNRPNLMIKVPATRAGLAAIRELIASGVNVNATLLFGLENYRETAQAYMEGLKRLVAQGPSVPGGHAANRVASVASLFVSRLDTALDGILIQKGAGELAGSMAVDNARAVYRAFGEIFKGPDWDGLKQAGARVQKLLWASTGVKNPNYPDTLYVDALIGPHTVNTLPPATLEGFLDHGSVCESVTGGLDLALSRLSRLASLGIDLSEVTEKLQQDGLDQFMKAYESLLAGIGKKRDALAGNGEGVLFQLGRLKPAADAALGDLLIKDAVARIWAKDHTLWKDDPKEISNRLGWLFSPEKMKPALGEITAFVDEVKKAGYTRALLLGMGGSSMAPEVFRKVFGVREGFLDLDVLDSTDPAAVLAKAGWAEPKSTLFIVSTKSGGTVETLSFAKYFYNRALEALGPEEAGKRFAAITDPGSSLSEMAERLKFRKCFLNDPDIGGRYSGLSFFGLVPAALVGADVGRLLESGARAASEARKTGRENTALVLGAAMGGLALAGSDKLTLALSPRLSAFGAWAEQLVAESLGKEGRGVVPVDGEALGSPETYSSDRFFVSLGLAGEENCEKALDALSAAGFPVARIRLSEPEELAGEFFRWEMATAIAGAALSVNPFDQPNVEAAKVQSREVMAAFAKDGVLPDEAPLFSQDGIGVVADFSAATLTHALSRFFSAAAPGEVSGKGRAYASIHAYVPPSAETDAAIASLQEAIRRRYGVAVTRGYGPRFLHSTGQLHKGDAGNGLFIQIVGSIDRDTPIPAEAGKPESVMSFGVLRAAQALGDAKALRANGRRVARFLVGTDAASATRLIAENLG
- a CDS encoding FAD-dependent oxidoreductase, whose product is MPYDYDIGIIGAGAAGLSAAAGAARFGARTLLLEKEKMGGDCLHFGCVPSKTLIKCASVYHAMKTASRYGLPSVEAPPVDFGAVSRRIEEVVEKIQEHDSAERFQSLGVDVVFGSARFSDEHRVEVSGKRLSAKNWLIATGSSPLVPPIPGLSEVPFLTNRDLFSLSKLPASLAILGAGPIGIEMAQAFARLGSKVSVIEMGGQILPAEDPDMALIIMDRLKAEGVDFIMGAKAVSVERADGGVAVNLENADKTPGRVMAESLLVAVGRSPNTEGLGLSRLAISSTRGGITVDGHLRTDRANIYAAGDCKAGLKFTHVAGYDASIFLTNSVLHLPRKSDYTRIPWCTYTDPELASVGLNEKRARSANEKFSVIVEEFSSNDRFLAEGAASGRIKLILGEQSRVLGVQIAGPHAGEILSGWVVALAGNVGLAKMAGAVFPYPTLSEIDKKVSGKVFEPKIFSDTVKKTLRLLFRYKGQGPG
- a CDS encoding DUF547 domain-containing protein encodes the protein MTLKARLLPLLVLLLLAFPVASPAFSEPDNGVYAGLLDRHNKKGVLDYKGLKSEEALLDSYLAVLARVKPDELPRDSQLAFYINLYNASTIKLVLSEYPGIKSIKDVGGFFGPWKKKFVRLGGKTVTLGHIEHQILRPRFADPRVHFALVCASRGCPPLLGAPYEGSLVNRQLDEVVTGAVNDPARTYVKDGRIYVSRIFKWFSGDFGKDPIGFVERYARGHLKEAIAGSRKDLKIEYLEYDWSLNGR
- a CDS encoding methyltransferase domain-containing protein, translating into MGVELVCPSCGKGRIEIGDLTASCGKCEALYDAKNGVPDLAPSLVIRPGVAQRFMQAAWVVSIYESRLWRKGPAFSCLAGIDFDSEFRAVLESAAPLPDSRILDIACGSGLYTRPLAVKVPRGSVVGLDLSRPMLSYAAKRAKTEGLSNVSFVRASALALPFADASFDAVNLCGALHLFPDPALAVSEAGRVLATGGRFTVAAVGEGGGIIPAVQSAIASLMGIRSFTRDQLSVMFRSAGFSDVRPILETPRWIVMRGIKA